TTCTTGGGTGATGGGGAAAGAGAATGCCTCTGGCGGGATAATTCCGTGGATTAAGCTACTTAATGATACTGCGATCGCCGTCAATCAGGGAGGTCGTCGTGCCGGTGCGGTTACCGTCAGCGTCGATATCTGGCATTTAGATGTCATTGAATTCCTAGAAATGCAAACCGAAAACGGCGACCAACGACGGAAAGCTTACGATATTTTCCCGCAGTTGGTTGTCCCCGATGAGTTTATGCGCCGGGTTATTGCCAAAGAAGATTGGACATTGGTCGATCCCTATGAAGTGAAGGCGAAATTAGGCATCAATTTACCCACATTGTGGGGAGAAGAGTTCGAGCGAGCCTACCAAATTATTGAAGCCGAAATTGGTAAAACTCTGGTACTGTACAACCAAATTAATGCCAGGGAACTGTTTAAGTCCATTATGCGGACGCAAGTAGAAACCGGGATGCCGTATCTGGCATTTAAAGATACCATTAATCGCGCCAACCCCAACCAGCACGAAGGCTATATTCCAGGCGTTAATTTATGCTGCGAATCCTTTAGTAATGTTAGTCCTTCTAAGGAGGCTCATTGCTGTAATTTGAACAGTTTGAATTTAGCCAATTTGGAAGTAGAGGATCTACCCGAAATTTGTCGCATTGCCGTGCGCATGTTGGATAACACAATCGAGTTAACTCATGCTCCCTTTGCTGCCTCTCGAGCGCATAATGATAAGTATCGCACCATTGGCGTAGGAGCAATGGGACTGGCGGATTGGATTGCCAAAAAACAACTTTCCTACGATAGTTTGCCAGAAATTAGTCATTTCTTTGAAGAGATGGGCTATTGGTGTACGGTAGCGTCTATGGAGCTAGCAAAAGAGCGCGGAGCTTATGCGAGTTTTGCTGGAAGCGAATGGAGTAAAGGGCATTTAATTGGTGCAAAACCCGTCGAATGGTTTACCGAGAATTCCGATAATCCAGAGCGATGGATGCAGCTTTCCGAAGATATTAAAACTCACGGAATTCGCAATTCTCATATTACCGCGATCGCACCCAACACCTCCTCCTCTCTCGTCCAAGGCTGTACCGCCAGCGTCCTGCCCGCCTATAGCCGCTTCTTCTACGATAAATGGGCAAAAGGAAGCGTTCCTATCGCTCCTCCATTTATTAGCGATCGCTTATGGTTTTATCAAGAAAATAAACACGCGAAACAGCAGAAAGTAGTTCGCGTTGTTTCTGTAATTCAACAATGGATCGATACCGGAATTTCCATGGAACTTCTGTTTAACCTGAATGCTGGGGTTTACTTTCCTGACGAACCCGAGAAAACCCTAAAAGCGAAAGATATTTTTGACACCTTGGTCATGGCTTGGCAAGAACAGTGTAAAGCCGTCTATTATGTCAGAACCGTACAACGGGATGACTTCAAAGAATCGGGAAATGACTGTACCTCCTGTGCGAATTAATTCTCAATTGAGAACCTCGCTGCGATCGCCTTTCAATTGGGCGATCGCATTCTTTTCTTTCCCATACATTACCTATCAATAATAATATGCCACTCGATCTTCCCGTCCGAGAAAAAAACTCATCGACCTCAGAGAAAATGGTCGTGAATCCCATCTTCAATCCTGGGGGAAATGATGACACCGCACACCGCACCATCTGGTTTGGCGAAACCACTAATTTGATGCAGCTTAACGACGTTCGCTATCCTTGGGCGACAAATCTTTATAAAATGATGCGGGAGAATTTCTGGATTCCGGAAAAACTGGATATTACCCAAGATGTAGTAGACTACTGGAACTTAACTCCAGCCGAACAAAAAGCGTTTGACGGAATTTTATCCTATCTCACGTTTTTAGATTCAATCCAAACTTGCAATATTCCGCACTTAAAAAGCACGATTACCGCGCCGGAAGTTAGTCTGTGTCTGGCGGAGCAAATTGCCCAAGAAGGAATGCACAATCAGTCTTATCAATACACGATCGAGACGATTATTCCCGCCGAGCGCCGCAGCCAAGTCTACGATTTTTGGCGGACGGATAACATCCTGAAAGAACGCTGTACGTTTGTTGCCAGTCTCTATCAGCAATATGTCGATAATCCGACACAAGAACACTATTTTGTTGCCTTATTGGCTGATTATCTTTTAGAAGGAATCTATTTCTACAATGGATTTTGCTTTTTCTACAATCTAGCTTCGCGAATGTTAATGCCCGGAACTGCGGATATTATTAAATTGATTAACCGCGATGAATTATCTCACGTGCGGCTCTATCAAAAATTAATTCCCGAAGCGCGCCAGGTGTTTCCTCATTCTATCGAACAAATTTATGAAATGTTCGATCGCGCCGTACAACAAGAATGCCAATGGACGAATCATATTATTGGCAATCAAATTCTGGGAATCACCGAAGGTAGCACGGAGCAGTATACCAAATATTTAGCCAATATTCGCTTAGGGGCGATCGGTCTGCCGCCATTGTACAAAGATCCGATTTATAAGAAAAGTCCTTATGCCCATTTAGAGCGCTTTTCCGATACGAAGAAAGAAGGACATACGAAAGCCAATTTCTTTGAAGCCGGAGTTACCAGTTATGTGATGTCTTCCGGACTCACCGGTTGGGACGAAATCTGATACCAAATCCGATTACTACAGAATGTATAGTGCAAAATCTGGTAGGGGCGAACGGCCGTTCGCCCCTACAACCACAGGGCAAACGCATACTCCATATTTTTCTCGATAAGAGGCTTGAATTACCATCTTGTTGAGAGATATCTGAGGTAAACTCAACCGCTCGATCCTTGAAGTCCCTATCCTTTCGTTGAGCAAAAATTAGTATGCGTTTGCCCTGACTAGAAACCCAGGGCAAACGCATACTCCATATTTTTCTCGATAAGAGGCTTGGATTGCCGTTGTGTTGAAAGGTATCTGAAGTTAAATTCAACAGCTCGATCCTTGAAATCTCGATCCTTTCGTTGAGCGAAAATTAGTATGCGTTTGCCCTAACCAGAAACCGGGTTTCTGCAAGAGACTCTATCTCAATTTTGAGAGCGAACGAGAAACCCGGTTTCTGTTATCGCCAGGTTAACTTCCCATGACGCGAGCCATATCCGCAACCGGAGCTTTCTCCAACCGAGGGCCTTGGATCTGCACGATCGCCGATCCTAAATAATTCCCCCAGCGAGCGGCTTGCACCGTGCTATACCCATTAGTGAGACCGTAGAGTACGCCACCCGCAAAGGCATCGCCAGCGCCAACCGTATCCAGAGGTTTCACCGGAAACCCTTCGACTGCGGTTACGGTTTTCTGGTTGACGACCAAACAGCCGTTATCGCTATCGGTAATAAAGGCTAAATCTACCATCTCTCCCAGTTTCTGCGCGCATTCGTCTAAGGAGTCGATCTGCAAAAACTGGCGGACTTCATCGGCATTGCAAAAGAGCAGATCGCAATAGTCAGTCACCACGCGCTGAAAATCATCGCGGAAGCTATTGAGCAAGAACGGATCGGAAAGAGTAAACGACACCTTGACGCCATGACGTTTGGACTGCTCCATGGTCTCAATACTTGCCGCTTGCGGATCGGGAGCCGTCCACAAGTATCCTTCGACATAACTGTATTGGCACTGTTTCAGTTGCTCTACATTAATATCGCTGGGTGCAAGAGTACCGGATATCGACAGATTCGTACACATGGTACGTTCCGCATCTGGAGTGGTTAAAACCACGCAAGTTCCAGTGGGACCATCGGTTGCAGACGCGGGAGGAACATCAAAACCAACCCCGACGTCCTGCATGTCTTGCCGGTAAAAGACTCCGTTTTCATCGTCGGAGACTTTACCGGTATAGAAGGCACTACCGCCACTTTGAGCGATCGCAATTATTGTATTTGCTGCCGAGCCTCCCGATCGCAGTTTCAGCGAAGCGCGATCGAGTTGACTGAGAATGCGTCCTTGCACCTCAGCATCAACGAGGGTCATCACCCCGCGATCGAGCTTCTGTTCTGTAATAAATGGGTCTTCCACAAATGCCAAGATATCAACTAGGGCATTACCCACACCAAAGACACCCACAGGGCGAGAATTATCGGTCATAGTTTAATTAATACAGCGCTTAACGCTGGAGAACGGAGAACAGAGAATAGGAAACGGAGAATAAATTGTTGTATGCCGATTATCCTTCTTGCTCCTCTTCTGCCATCTTCCGGGTAACGCGAGAAGCGAGGACGGTAACGACCAACTGTTTCGGTTCTGCCATAATCGTAATTCCTTCCGGAATATCCAAGTCTTTTACGGCTAAGAAATTACCAACCGCTAGGTCAGAAACATCCACATTAATCGATTCCGGAATGCGATCGGGAGGGCATTGCACGCGCACTTCACTAATGGGAGAATCCAAAAGTCCGCCGGATTGTTTTACCCCGATCGCAGTTCCGACAAAGTTGAGTTTCACTAACACTTCGACTTTCTTCTGAGCGGCAATAGAGAAAAAGCTCAGATGGTAGGGAAACCCTTTCCAAGGATGGCGTTGCACTTCCCGTAACAATGCTTTTCCGTTCCAAGACAGCTCGGGAATATTGACATCAATCAGCGTATTATTCACCGTGGCTGCTTTCAATAAATTCTGTACGGTTTTGCTGTCTACGGTTAGAGAAATAGACTCAGCCCCTTTATGACCGTAAAGATTGGCGGGAATTAAACCGGCACGGCGCAGCGCTCTAGCTTTACTGCCTGCTTCTCTGGGATGGCATTCGATAGTAAATTCCATAAATTTGTCTGGGATTGATTTGAGTAGGGTTGACTTTAAAAAACGAGGACAGGCCCATCTTCAGCGATCGCAATATCGCTGAAGAAAGTTAAGGACTGACCGGAATGCCATTGGCATCGAGTAAGGCCCGTTTGGGCCCGTGGATGGGGTCTTCCACAATAATGGTTTGGTCGCGACTGGCTCCGAGAGAGACAATAGCGATCGGCACATCCATTAGTTCTGCCAGATACTTGAGATAATCTAGAGCAGCTTTGGGAAGATCGTCGAGGGTACGGCAGTGGCCGGTTGATTGCTTCCATCCGGGAAGAGTTTGGTAGATGGGCTGGCACTTGGCAAAATTCGTGGCACTAGTGGGCAAGTGTTCGCAGCGCTGGCCGTCAACTTCGTAAGCAATACAGACTTTAATTTCGTCCAGATCGTCGAGCACGTCCAGCTTGGTAATTGCCAAACAGTCGAGGCCGTTGATGCGCACGGCATAGCGACCGATAACCGCATCAAACCAACCGCAACGGCGCGCGCGACCGGTAGTCGTCCCAAACTCGGCTCCCACTTCACCCAATTGCTGGCCGATGGTATCTTCGAGTTCTGTGGGGAAGGGGCCTTCGCCGACGCGAGTGGTATATGCTTTAGCAACTCCAATGACCCGGTCGATACTGGTAGGACCGACTCCGGCACCAACGCAGGCGCCTCCAGCAATGGGATTAGAGGAGGTGACGTAGGGATAAGTGCCGTGGTCGAGGTCGAGCAGAGTACCTTGGGCCCCTTCAAAGAGAATATTGTGGCGTTTTTTAATTGCTTCGTAAATTTGTAGAGAGCTATCGACGACGTGAGGACGCAGGCGCTCGGCGTACCCCAGATATTCGGCAATCACTGCTTCGGGATCGAGAGGGGGCAAGTCGTAGAGTTTCTCCACGATCGCATTTTTATATTCAATCGTCCATTGCAGTTGCTTGCGCAGTTGCTCCGGTTGCATCAGGTCAATGATACGGATGCCCGTGCGTTCGGATTTATCACTGTAGGTCGGTCCGATGCCGCGTTTGGTGGTGCCGATTTTGCGATCGCCTCGTTTCTCTTCCGAGGCCGTATCGATGAGCCGATGGTAGGGCATCGTGACATGGGCGGTCTCGGAAATCATCAAATGCTCTGTGGAGACATTGAGGGAGTGGAGCTGGTCGATTTCTTCGAGGAGAACTTTCGGGTCGATGACCGTTCCGCTGCCAATGATGCAAGATGTATCGGGATAGAGAATGCCGGAGGGAATCAGGTGTAGTTTGAAGGTTTGTCCTTGCACGACCACCGTGTGGCCGGCGTTGACTCCACCTTGATAGCGGACAACAATATCAGCTGATTTGCTGAGTAAATCCGTGATTTTTCCTTTTCCTTCATCGCCCCACTGGGCACCTATTACGATAACGTTAGCCAAGGGTCTTTCTCTCAAGCGATCGCACAATCTACTATTATTGTGGATAGTTTTTATCTCTGTCAAGCTTTTGCTCGTCTGGCGATCGCTCACTAGACCGGACAAATTCAGCAATAGCGCGCGCTACTGCGTCCGGGGCGCTTCTGGGCCAGTTACTTTCTCCAGAAGGCAGAAATTGTTGTTGCGCGTTGGGAATACCGTCCAGATAAGCTCGGTGAAGTATATCTAACTCCAAACTATCCTGACCTGCCGGCCGTCCGCTCAGGAGCAGAGTAGGAACCGTCAGATTGCCCAGTTGCTCGTTAACGCATTCGGCTTGAATCTCGCGAGAGCGACGCAGAAACAGCATTTGACAGGCAGCCCGAAACTCTAGTAAGTGCGATCGCGTCTCCAACAAAGTTTCCAGAGATTTTGCTTTCCCCAACCAGCGAGCCACCGGCAGCAACGCCTTGAGCACGAAAGTCCAGAACGACTTGGGACCCACCAACCAAGTCGCCTTTTGCCAGCGTTGGAGCAGTTGCGGGTCGTCAATACCTTCAGGAGCGAGCAGAACTAAACCGAGAACGCGATCGGGGTTTTCCAGGGCGTAGCGCGTTGCAACCCATGCCCCTAGGGAGTGACCTACGAGGTAAAACGAATCGAGCTTCAGGGCGCGGAAATACTCCGCTAAACACTCAATTTGCACGTTGATGGAATAGTGGATTGACGGTCGGTCTGATTCCCCAAACCCGAGCAAGTCCGGAGCAAAGCATTGCCAATTATCCGATAAGCGCTCCATCACCTCCACCCACTGACTGCCTTCATCCCAAGAGCCATGCAAAAAAATCACAGCCGGCCCTTCTCCAACTTCTCGCCAAAACAGGAGTCCGGGAGAGAGCTTAATGCGAGAATTACGGAAAAGTGCAGACATAGGCTTCTCAGGCAACAGAATAGTGCGAACTATGCACAACTATAGCCCTGCACGAGAAGCTTAACCTTAAAACAATCTCGCGATCGAACCATCACCCTCTCAGCGCTCTGGGTGCCTCTGTGGTTCTTATCTTCTCCCAACCTGCCTAAACTGCCAAAAACTCCTGAATCACATCTTGACTCAAATCTTCCGTCGGCCCCGAAGCAACAATACCGCCCTTTTGCATCGCGTAATACCAGTCAGCTTGGCGAACAAAATGCAGGTGCTGTTCCACAAGGAGAACGGAGATACCAGTCGTTTCAATAATTTTACGCACGGCATCCTCAATCTCGAGTATAATCGATGGCTGGATTCCTTCTGTGGGTTCGTCAAGTACCAGCAGTTGCGGCTTGCCCATGAGGGCGCGGGCGATCGCCAATTGTTGCTGTTGTCCGCCGCTCAAATCTCCTCCCATACGCCAGAGCATGGTTTCCAGTACTGGAAAGAGTTCGTAAATTTCTCTCGGAATCTCTTGGGTCTTCCCGGCTCGGCCGGACTCTAATCCCAGTAACAAATTTTCTTTAACCGTAACTCGGGGAATAATTTCGCGACCTTGAGGAACGTAACCGATGCCGAGTTTAGCACGGCGATCGGGCGAGAGTGGAGTAATTTGGTTGCCTTGCAAATAGATATGGCCGCTGCGAGGTTGCAGCACTCCCATAATGGTTTTTAAGAGTGTGGTTTTTCCCACGCCATTTCGACCAATTAAACAGACCATTTGTCCCGGACGCACGCCTAAGTCTACGTTGCGCAGAATATGGCTTTCTCCATAAAAGACATTCAGTCCCGAGACCTTCAAAACTTGTTTGTCAGTTGCGATCGCAGTCATTAAATAATTCTCCATTACAAGGGAATATAACTAATACAATTTCTATACTCGATGGGATCCCCAGCTTCTGCAATGAGAATTAAGCTCTCAAGGATATTTGCAATCGAAAACTTTTTACGAAATGTCAGAATACCTGGTACTTCGCCACCTCCAGCAAGATGGTCGGCTAAATGCCCCGGCATAGATTTACGGTTATTCGTAACCAGAATAAAGTTATTTTGCTCGCACCACACTAGAATTTCAGGATCTAGGGTTCCATTGGGAGGAGCAGGGGGCTGGCCAACATTAAGAATCCTGAGATCTGGATAAGATTTGTGAAGTTGCTCTTGATAAAGAAAGGAGAGGTTTTCATCAATTAAATATTGGATTTCCATTGTCCTAACTTTCTCTCTGACAGAAGCTTGCGAAGTCGAAGAATGTGCTCCGGTGGATTATCGAGTTGTTTTTGTTCCGATTCTCGACAATAGTTTAACCAATCGCTCATATACTGAGTAACATCTTCAGGGTTATGTAAAAAATAAAGAATTGTTGCATAGATATTGACTAACAACACATTGGGATAGAGTTTTGAGATCTCTTCTGCTGTTTTATGATGATAGATATATTCGTAGAGAATATTTTCAATCCCAACTCTGGTTCCTTTAATGCGAATGTCATAAGAAGCGTGAAAGTCAAAAAAGTCTTCAAGTTGCATGAGGTTGACCTCCTGTAATTACCAGCGGTAGATCTTTACTCGGTGAGTTCGTCCGGATTTCCTAAGTATACTTCAATCACGCGCGGGTCGTTTTGTACTTCTTCGATAGAGCCTTCGCACAAGACCGAACCTTGGTGGAGAACGGTGACTTTACGCGCAATTTGCCGAACGAATTCCATATCGTGCTCGATGACAATAATGGAGTGACTTTCGGCTAAGCTTAAGAGTAAGTCTCCCGTTTGTTCCGTTTCTTCGTCCGTGAGTCCGGCTACCGGTTCATCGACTAATAGAAGATCGGGAGATTGGGCGACTAACATGCCAATTTCCAGCCGTTGTTTTTCGCCATGAGATAAGAGAGCAGCTTGGATATCGCCTTTGAAGGATAGTCCGGTAATGTCTAAGAGATGATTGACCCTTTGGCGATCGCCTTTTCCAGCTCGTCCTAATAAAGTTGCAAAAACATTCTTATTACGATTGCAACTAAGCTCTAAGTTTTCTCGGGGAGTTAAGTTGAGATAAACGCGAGGAGTTTGGAATTTTCGACCGATGCCGAGCCTGGCAATTTGGTGTTCGGCTAACCGGCGAGTATTAAGACCTTTAAAGTAAACTTGACCTTCCGTGGGTTGGGTTTTGCCAGTAATGACATCTAGAAACGTGGTTTTTCCGGCACCATTAGGCCCGATAATCGTGCGCAGCTCTCCTGTTTCCATGCTGAAATCAAGATGATTCAGGGCGCGAAATCCATCAAAATCGACGGTTAGTTGTTCAATATTGAGGATAGTAGTACTCATGATTTTTCCTGCAATGATTCGTCGGCAAATTCTTCGCGCTCGTGTTGGACTTCGGGGTCTTCTTCGAGGCTGGGATAAGTTGCTAATGGAGTACTTCCGAAACGCGATCGCAGTAAGTTCCATCCTTCAGTTCTTATCCATCCCACGACTCCATTGGGCAAGACCATCACCACGATTAAGAATAAAGCTCCTTGGAAAAACAACCAAATTTCTGGAAATTGTTCGCTTAATCCGCTGCGGGCAAAATTGACAAGCAAAGCACCCACAATGGCTCCAACTAAGCTGGCGCGTCCGCCAACGGCTACCCAAATCACCATCTCAATGGAAAAGGCAATATCCATAGCTTTTGGTGAAATAATTCCCGTTTGCAGGGTAAATAAAGCACCGGCAAGTCCGGCTAAACCGGCAGAGATGGCAAAGACAAGAACTTTATATCCGGTGGGGTTATATCCAGAAAATCTAACCCGACTTTCATCATCGCGAATGGCAATAAGCAGGCGACCGAAACGACCGCTAGTGAGCCAGCGACAAAGAGCATAGGTCGCGCCGAGAAGTAGTATGGTTAAGACATAAAAAAGATATTGCGTTCGGGTTTCGCTTACAGTCATTCCCAGTATTTTTTTAAAGTCAGTTAACCCATTTGTACCGTTAATAAGTTTTTGTTGACCGTTAAAAAAGTTAAAAAAGACAATCGTGGAAGCTTGGGTGAGAATGGAAAAGTAAACGCCTCGGATGCGGTTGCGGAAGACTAAATATCCCAACAGTCCTCCCACGATCGCCGGGACTATAATTACGGCTAAAGCGGCTGCGGGAAAGGAGCGAAACGGTTGCCAAAACCACGGCAGTTCTGTAACTCCATAAAGCGTCATGAAGTCCGGAAGTTGGATACTGGCTTCTGGGGGAATTTGTAGTTTAATATGCATGGCGATCGCATATCCACCCAAGGCAAAAAAGACACCATGTCCCAAACTCAACAGTCCGGTAAATCCCCAAATTAAATCGATACCGAGAGCAACAATAGCGAGAGCAAGAAACCGTCCGAGAAGGTTAAGCCGAAAATCTGATAGGATAACAGGCATAACCAATATCAGGATTAGGGCAACGCCGACTGCCACACCAATTTCGATCCACCGGTCTCGACGGCGTTTTCTTTCTCGGGCAACTCGACCGGTTTCTGGGAGAGTTTCTGACATTTAAAATTACTGGAGTACTTGCTCTAAATGGGCTAAATCTGACTTGGTTGTAGCTTATTATAAATCGGTCAATCTGTGTTGCTCGTTACTGCTCCCAACCCGATCTCATGTATGTTGGATCGTGCACTCGGGCGTTTAGATTAACGAAAGAGTAACACGGGCCGATCGCACCGCCGCAAAATCTGAGTGGTGGTACTCCCAATCACTAAATGGCGAATCCGTTTGTGTCCGTAAGCTCCCATCATCAATAAATGTATATCTTCCGCTTGCGCATACCGAGCAATTGCTTCTTCTGGATGTCCCTCCAGTAGATTACAAATGGGAGCAAAACCGGCGGATGTTGCCCGTTCTTTTGCTTCCTCTAAATGGGCGATCGCGCTTTCATCATCTAAATGTTTACCTACAGTCACAATCGACAACTTTAATCCCTGAAACAACGGAAAATCCATAGTAAACTGCAACATTTTCTGACAGCTCGGACTCCCATCATAAGCCAGCAAAATCCTCTCAATCGAGCAAAAATGTTCTGGAGTTACCAAACACGGCTTATAACTGGCACGAATAATTCGTTCCACATTACTACCCAAGTGAGCTGAGGCAAATTGCGCGGCTTCTCCCCGTTTTCCCAAAATAATTAAATCTGCATTCGCCTCCAACTGCTCCAAAAAATCCACCAGAAACCCCGTCTCGTGAATCGTCTCCACCTCTGCAATACCGAGACCTTGCAACACCTCCTTTGCCTCCTGCAAAATCAGCAGTGCATGTTCGCGATCTAACCTGGCTTTTTCCTGCTCCAAACTCACCAAGCGATCGAGCAATGACTTCGACGCACCCGCAGACAAACTGCCGCTAAAATTACGTGCTTCCGCTGCCGCTTGCTTCCGTGCATCCGTCACATAGAGAACTCGAATACTTGCCTGCAACCGAGCAGCAACCCAAGCGGCATAATCGTAACTGCTGCGGCAAAAGGCAGAACCATCCGTACATAATAAAATCTCTTTCACTGTCCGACTTTCTCCACTAATGATTGGTCATTTTCTCTAACGCATTCGGGTCGTTATGAGTGCCTAATTTATCGATTAACGCCGCACTCGCCTCATTTAAACCCACCAATTCCACATCCGCTCCAGTCCGGCGAAATTTAATGACAATTCGGTCAATGGCACCAACAGCCGCCTGATCCCAAATATGAGCGTGAGTCAGATCGATAGTCACCTTTTCCATCTCTTCATCGAAATTAAATTGTTCCAATAAATCGTCGATCGCGACAAAGAAAATTTGCCCGCCAATACGATACGTCCGATGCCGACCGTCGTCGCTCAACACTTTATCGACAAAGACAACTTTCGCAATTTTCCGCGAGAAAAAGACCGTACTTAAAGCAATACCAACCACCACTCCGATCGCCAAATTATGACTAAAAATTGTCACCAACACTGTTGTCACCATAGCCGCCGTTTCGCTGCGCGGAATCTTCTTAATCTGAGTTAAAGAAGACCAGTTAAACGTTCCGATGGAAACCATAATCATCACTGCGACCAACACAGCCATTGGAATTTGTCGCACCCAGTTTCCCAATGCCAGCATAAAAAATAGAAGAAATACGCCAGCACTAAATGTAGATAACCGTCCCCGTCCTCCCGACTGGATATTAATCACGGATTGTCCGATCATCGCACAACCGGCCATGCCGCCAAAGAAACTGGCCAAAATATTGGCAATTCCTTGACCCGCTGCTTCCCGATTTTTGTCGCTGGGGGTATTGGTTAATTCATCCAGCAAAGATGCAGTTAATAAAGATTCTAATAAACCAACGATCGCTAATGTAATTGAATAGGGAAAAATAATCTGTAGCGTTTCTAAATTGAGCGGAACTTGCGGCAGCGAAAACGGCGGAAATGTACTGGGTAACTCTCCCATATTTCCAACCGTGGGGACATCTAAATTACCAATTATTGCGATCGCCGTCATGCCGACAATGGCGAC
The Roseofilum casamattae BLCC-M143 genome window above contains:
- a CDS encoding ribonucleotide-diphosphate reductase subunit beta translates to MVVNPIFNPGGNDDTAHRTIWFGETTNLMQLNDVRYPWATNLYKMMRENFWIPEKLDITQDVVDYWNLTPAEQKAFDGILSYLTFLDSIQTCNIPHLKSTITAPEVSLCLAEQIAQEGMHNQSYQYTIETIIPAERRSQVYDFWRTDNILKERCTFVASLYQQYVDNPTQEHYFVALLADYLLEGIYFYNGFCFFYNLASRMLMPGTADIIKLINRDELSHVRLYQKLIPEARQVFPHSIEQIYEMFDRAVQQECQWTNHIIGNQILGITEGSTEQYTKYLANIRLGAIGLPPLYKDPIYKKSPYAHLERFSDTKKEGHTKANFFEAGVTSYVMSSGLTGWDEI
- a CDS encoding DUF5615 family PIN-like protein, whose product is MEIQYLIDENLSFLYQEQLHKSYPDLRILNVGQPPAPPNGTLDPEILVWCEQNNFILVTNNRKSMPGHLADHLAGGGEVPGILTFRKKFSIANILESLILIAEAGDPIEYRNCISYIPL
- a CDS encoding ribonucleoside-diphosphate reductase subunit alpha, coding for MIQPTLPITATSTHTSEIQAIKRDGTRAPLDITKIRTVVGWACEGTNANPISLEAGLTTRLRDGVTTREIQENLINCSLELCSPEEPDWRYVAGRLHIWNLWKETLVSRGYRYGDYPKTVARKVAADEYDERILTYTPDELVIANSWINPDWDADYDYAGAVLLTKRYLLKDELPQEAYLTCALLLASVEDREHRLQRAEQFYQAIAKRKISLATPILANLRVPGGSLSSCFITAMDDNLESIYETLTDTARISKNGGGVGVNVSRIRATSSWVMGKENASGGIIPWIKLLNDTAIAVNQGGRRAGAVTVSVDIWHLDVIEFLEMQTENGDQRRKAYDIFPQLVVPDEFMRRVIAKEDWTLVDPYEVKAKLGINLPTLWGEEFERAYQIIEAEIGKTLVLYNQINARELFKSIMRTQVETGMPYLAFKDTINRANPNQHEGYIPGVNLCCESFSNVSPSKEAHCCNLNSLNLANLEVEDLPEICRIAVRMLDNTIELTHAPFAASRAHNDKYRTIGVGAMGLADWIAKKQLSYDSLPEISHFFEEMGYWCTVASMELAKERGAYASFAGSEWSKGHLIGAKPVEWFTENSDNPERWMQLSEDIKTHGIRNSHITAIAPNTSSSLVQGCTASVLPAYSRFFYDKWAKGSVPIAPPFISDRLWFYQENKHAKQQKVVRVVSVIQQWIDTGISMELLFNLNAGVYFPDEPEKTLKAKDIFDTLVMAWQEQCKAVYYVRTVQRDDFKESGNDCTSCAN
- a CDS encoding DUF433 domain-containing protein; this translates as MQLEDFFDFHASYDIRIKGTRVGIENILYEYIYHHKTAEEISKLYPNVLLVNIYATILYFLHNPEDVTQYMSDWLNYCRESEQKQLDNPPEHILRLRKLLSERKLGQWKSNI
- the urtE gene encoding urea ABC transporter ATP-binding subunit UrtE: MTAIATDKQVLKVSGLNVFYGESHILRNVDLGVRPGQMVCLIGRNGVGKTTLLKTIMGVLQPRSGHIYLQGNQITPLSPDRRAKLGIGYVPQGREIIPRVTVKENLLLGLESGRAGKTQEIPREIYELFPVLETMLWRMGGDLSGGQQQQLAIARALMGKPQLLVLDEPTEGIQPSIILEIEDAVRKIIETTGISVLLVEQHLHFVRQADWYYAMQKGGIVASGPTEDLSQDVIQEFLAV
- a CDS encoding adenosine kinase gives rise to the protein MTDNSRPVGVFGVGNALVDILAFVEDPFITEQKLDRGVMTLVDAEVQGRILSQLDRASLKLRSGGSAANTIIAIAQSGGSAFYTGKVSDDENGVFYRQDMQDVGVGFDVPPASATDGPTGTCVVLTTPDAERTMCTNLSISGTLAPSDINVEQLKQCQYSYVEGYLWTAPDPQAASIETMEQSKRHGVKVSFTLSDPFLLNSFRDDFQRVVTDYCDLLFCNADEVRQFLQIDSLDECAQKLGEMVDLAFITDSDNGCLVVNQKTVTAVEGFPVKPLDTVGAGDAFAGGVLYGLTNGYSTVQAARWGNYLGSAIVQIQGPRLEKAPVADMARVMGS
- a CDS encoding adenylosuccinate synthase, encoding MANVIVIGAQWGDEGKGKITDLLSKSADIVVRYQGGVNAGHTVVVQGQTFKLHLIPSGILYPDTSCIIGSGTVIDPKVLLEEIDQLHSLNVSTEHLMISETAHVTMPYHRLIDTASEEKRGDRKIGTTKRGIGPTYSDKSERTGIRIIDLMQPEQLRKQLQWTIEYKNAIVEKLYDLPPLDPEAVIAEYLGYAERLRPHVVDSSLQIYEAIKKRHNILFEGAQGTLLDLDHGTYPYVTSSNPIAGGACVGAGVGPTSIDRVIGVAKAYTTRVGEGPFPTELEDTIGQQLGEVGAEFGTTTGRARRCGWFDAVIGRYAVRINGLDCLAITKLDVLDDLDEIKVCIAYEVDGQRCEHLPTSATNFAKCQPIYQTLPGWKQSTGHCRTLDDLPKAALDYLKYLAELMDVPIAIVSLGASRDQTIIVEDPIHGPKRALLDANGIPVSP
- a CDS encoding alpha/beta fold hydrolase, with amino-acid sequence MSALFRNSRIKLSPGLLFWREVGEGPAVIFLHGSWDEGSQWVEVMERLSDNWQCFAPDLLGFGESDRPSIHYSINVQIECLAEYFRALKLDSFYLVGHSLGAWVATRYALENPDRVLGLVLLAPEGIDDPQLLQRWQKATWLVGPKSFWTFVLKALLPVARWLGKAKSLETLLETRSHLLEFRAACQMLFLRRSREIQAECVNEQLGNLTVPTLLLSGRPAGQDSLELDILHRAYLDGIPNAQQQFLPSGESNWPRSAPDAVARAIAEFVRSSERSPDEQKLDRDKNYPQ
- a CDS encoding 50S ribosomal protein L25/general stress protein Ctc, with product MEFTIECHPREAGSKARALRRAGLIPANLYGHKGAESISLTVDSKTVQNLLKAATVNNTLIDVNIPELSWNGKALLREVQRHPWKGFPYHLSFFSIAAQKKVEVLVKLNFVGTAIGVKQSGGLLDSPISEVRVQCPPDRIPESINVDVSDLAVGNFLAVKDLDIPEGITIMAEPKQLVVTVLASRVTRKMAEEEQEG